The genomic region AGCACTGGCCGCCCTGCGCGCCCGGGGCACCGATGTGCCCAGTGCGCTGCGCATGGTGCGGCAGCTGGTCATGGAACGGCTGATACGGCTGGAATGCGAACAGCAGGCCAGCCTTGCAGAAGTGACCCGCGCCGTGACCGAGCTGGCCGAACTGGCGCTGGACCATGCCTGCCGCCACGCCCGCGAGGAGCTGGACAGCCGCCACGGCGCACCCCAGGGGCCACAGGGCCAGCCGGTGCAGTTGTGGATCATCGGCATGGGCAAGCTGGGGGCACGGGAGCTGAACGTTTCGAGCGACATCGACCTGATCTACGTCTACGAGCACGACGGCGAGACGGCGGGCATCGAAGGGGGCCGCGGCCGCATTTCCAACCACGAATACTTTGCCCGGGCCGTGAAGGCCATCTACAGCCTGGTGGGCGACACCACCGAGCATGGCTTTGTGTTCCGCGTGGACCTGGCCCTGCGCCCCAACGGCAACTCGGGCCCGGCCGCGATCTCGCTGGCTGCCCTGGAGGAATACCTGCAGGTGCAAGGGCGCGAGTGGGAGCGTTTTGCCTGGCTCAAGAGCCGGGTGGTGGCCCCCACGGAATGCATCGCCCGTCCTGAAGTGCAGGCGCTGCGCAACGTGGTGCTGCCGTTTGTGTTCCGCCGCTATCTGGACTACAGCGTGTTTGATGCGCTGCGGTCCCTGCACCGGCAGATCCGCGACCATGCGGCCAAGCGCAGCGCGGGCCACCCCGAGCGGGCCAACGACGTCAAGCTTTCGCGCGGCGGTATCCGGGAGATTGAATTCACCGTGCAGCTGCTGCAGGTGGTGCGCGGTGGGCAATTCCCCGAACTGCGCCGCCGCCCCACACTGGACGCCCTGCAGCGCCTGGCCCAGGCCGGGTTGATGCCCCAGGAAACGGCCGACGCCATGGCCCGCGCCTACGTGTTCCTGCGCCGGGTGGAACACCGCATCCAGTACCTGGACGACCAGCAGACCCATGTGCTGCCCACGCGCGATGACGACCTGGCCTGGATTGCCAGCACCATGGGTTACCCCGATTGCTGCGCCTTTCTGCACGAACTGGACGCCCACCGCGAACTGGTGGCACAAGAATTTGACACCCTGCTGGGCGGCAACGAGAAAAAGCAATGCTCCGGCGGAGGTTGCGGCGGTCCCAAGGCTGCGCCCCCGCCGCCCCCCGAGCTGGAGAGCCTGCTGGAGCAGTTGCCCCCCGGCTTTCGCGAACGGGTGGCCGAGTGGCGCAACAACCCGCGCGTGGCCAATTTGCGTGACGAGGCGCGGGCGCGGCTGTTCCGCATCGTGCTGCGCACGGCGCAGTGGCTGGGCGAGGGCCGCTGCACCCTGGAGGCCGCCGCGCGCCTGACCAACTGGCTCGAACCCCTGATGCGCCGCGAGAGCTACCTGGCATTGCTGCTCGAGCGCCCGCCCGTGCACCAGCAGCTGCTGGCCCTGCTGGGCGCGGCCAAGTGGCCTGCGCGCTACCTGTTGCAGCACCCCGGCGTGATCGACGAACTGGTAGGCGATGTGCTGATGGCCGAGCGCTTTGTGGCGGCCGACTTTGAACGCGAGCTGGCCCAGCGGCTCAAGTCCCTGCAATCCACCGGCGAAGACGACGATGAAACCCTGCTGAACCTGCTGCGCCGCGCCCAGCACGCAGAAACCTTCCGCACCCTGGCGCGCGACGTGGGTGGGCGCATCACCGTGGAGCAGGTGGCCGATGACCTGAGTGCGCTGGCCGACAGCGTGCTGCGCGTGACCACCCAGTGGTGCTGGAGCCGCCTGAAAAACCGCCACCGCGACGAGCCCCGCTTCGGCATCATTGGCTACGGCAAGCTGGGCGGCAAGGAGCTGGGCTACGGCAGCGACCTGGACATTGTCTTCGTGTTCGACGATGACGACGAGCG from Acidovorax sp. DW039 harbors:
- the glnE gene encoding bifunctional [glutamate--ammonia ligase]-adenylyl-L-tyrosine phosphorylase/[glutamate--ammonia-ligase] adenylyltransferase, which translates into the protein MQNPSTESSPCHTIAPSEGLAEHSRFFQRLHRRYEQDLPLLPPGAPTRALMEEALAALRARGTDVPSALRMVRQLVMERLIRLECEQQASLAEVTRAVTELAELALDHACRHAREELDSRHGAPQGPQGQPVQLWIIGMGKLGARELNVSSDIDLIYVYEHDGETAGIEGGRGRISNHEYFARAVKAIYSLVGDTTEHGFVFRVDLALRPNGNSGPAAISLAALEEYLQVQGREWERFAWLKSRVVAPTECIARPEVQALRNVVLPFVFRRYLDYSVFDALRSLHRQIRDHAAKRSAGHPERANDVKLSRGGIREIEFTVQLLQVVRGGQFPELRRRPTLDALQRLAQAGLMPQETADAMARAYVFLRRVEHRIQYLDDQQTHVLPTRDDDLAWIASTMGYPDCCAFLHELDAHRELVAQEFDTLLGGNEKKQCSGGGCGGPKAAPPPPPELESLLEQLPPGFRERVAEWRNNPRVANLRDEARARLFRIVLRTAQWLGEGRCTLEAAARLTNWLEPLMRRESYLALLLERPPVHQQLLALLGAAKWPARYLLQHPGVIDELVGDVLMAERFVAADFERELAQRLKSLQSTGEDDDETLLNLLRRAQHAETFRTLARDVGGRITVEQVADDLSALADSVLRVTTQWCWSRLKNRHRDEPRFGIIGYGKLGGKELGYGSDLDIVFVFDDDDERAPEVYAAFVRKLINWLTVKTGEGDLYEIDTALRPNGNSGLLVTSFEAYANYQQQRGSNTAWTWEHQAMTRARFVLGSPELQARFDAVREAVITSARNASALQEEIVTMRERVRSAHPVPAGLFEVKHSTGGMVDAEFAVQYLVLSQSAAHPELRANVGNIALLERAEQVGLLPAGVGHAAANAYRELRRVQHRARLDEAPTQVEPPALQAERDAVLALWQAVFGAAR